The Chryseobacterium shigense genome segment TTATCGCCGGGGATCCGTACAATGTTTCTTTATCATTAACGCTGGAATTCACACCACTCTGGGCCTGAATCTTGACCTGATTACCAATTTTGATATGGCCTACCACACCTACTTGTCCGCCAATCTGGTTCCAGTCCCCGATGGTAGTAGATCCTGCAATTCCGGCCTGTGCGGCAATGACGTTGTTCTGTCCGATTTTCACGTTGTGGGCAATCTGGATCAGGTTATCGATCTTTGTTCCTTTTCCGATAACGGTGGAACCTATTGTAGCTCTGTCGATACTACAGTTCGAACCGATCTCTACATCGTCTTCAATAATTACGTTGCCCAGCTGAGGGATCTTTTTGAATCCTTCTGCTGTAGGCTGGAAACCAAATCCGTCACCGCCTACAACGGTATTGGAATGAATGACACAATTATCCCCGATAATGCAGTAGTCGTAGATTCTGGCACCACTGTCGATTTTACAGTTTTTACCAATCTTAACTCCTTTACCGATATATACATGCGGATAAATCTGTGAACCTTCCCCGATTTTGGCTTTCTCCGAAACATAAGTAAATGCACCGATATACACCTTTTCACCAATCACGGCAGTGTCATGAATAGAGGAACCCGTTTCAATTCCTTCTTTTCTTCCCTGCATTTCCTGGTACAGATTCATCAGAATCTGGAAAGAAAGGTATGCATCCTTTACAACAATTAAGGTAGGATTATAATTAACTTTATCTATAAGTTTTTCCGAAACAATAATAACGGAGCATTTTGAGGTATCTAAAAAATGGGAAAATCTATCCTGTGCTATAAAAGAAAGATGTCCTGATTCACCACTTTCAATTGGTGAAACCCCTGTAATAACCGTACTTTCGTCGCCTATTATTTGTCCGTCAATAAAACTTGCAATTTGCGAAGCTGTAAATTCCATATTCTGCAAAGATAAGAAATTCTGTAATTCGCAAACATTTTTTGATTTTAGGAACGTGAATTTTAAGATTATTTAAGAAATTATCTGGGAAATTTCCCTCGGAAAGGTAAGGATATACCGGGTTGTCTTATGTACCATAAGTCCGGACAGCAACTGGTCCTGCGACTCTTCCAGCCTTATCTTTTTACCGTTTTTCTGAAGCAGGTAGATTGGTTGTTTTTTAGTATCATAAGGCAGTAATTTCCTCTTAATTTCGTGTACAAGCTCTCCTCCATTATCGATTCCGAAAAATTCATTGGTGTTTTTTACTTTTTCCTCAATGAATTTCCGTTTAAAAGAACGGGTTGAAATTATGGTTTTCGGCAGGTTTCTCTGGATCACAGATTTGCACCAATAGGAAAGAATAAAGTCTTCCGAATCCTGCCAAGATTTCATGGCATGAATTATATCATTATCATCCAGTTGTGTAAATCTGTAAATATCTTCATCGGTAGCAGAGCTTTTTCCACGGTTCAGAAAGTATTTTAAATTCTCTCCTGCCGGCAGATCCATTCCCTCAGAAATAAGGTATTTTGCCCTTTCCAGAATTTTAACCAAAAGAAATTCCGCCAATGCCGAGGTTTTATGGTAATATACCTGCCAGTACATGA includes the following:
- the lpxD gene encoding UDP-3-O-(3-hydroxymyristoyl)glucosamine N-acyltransferase translates to MEFTASQIASFIDGQIIGDESTVITGVSPIESGESGHLSFIAQDRFSHFLDTSKCSVIIVSEKLIDKVNYNPTLIVVKDAYLSFQILMNLYQEMQGRKEGIETGSSIHDTAVIGEKVYIGAFTYVSEKAKIGEGSQIYPHVYIGKGVKIGKNCKIDSGARIYDYCIIGDNCVIHSNTVVGGDGFGFQPTAEGFKKIPQLGNVIIEDDVEIGSNCSIDRATIGSTVIGKGTKIDNLIQIAHNVKIGQNNVIAAQAGIAGSTTIGDWNQIGGQVGVVGHIKIGNQVKIQAQSGVNSSVNDKETLYGSPAISYNDYLRNYVHFRNFTEIVKRINNLEDISKDKTNE